Proteins from one Colias croceus chromosome 22, ilColCroc2.1 genomic window:
- the LOC123701689 gene encoding uncharacterized protein LOC123701689 — protein MDEQFIESVKKYPCLWNTSIDTYKLTDVKDAAWENVLKETQLSDVKTAKSKWKKLRDSHRDALKRKNATRSGQSGKQIREWKYEKVMEFLIPYMTNRNRTTNYTSQTNINEQETNSLESNVTDEFFETSSNHTRSTPEDRPSVQHSPSPTSSVSASTCRNATRKSDEISNLLIQHHANRENTPRKTRNTIIDREK, from the exons atggatgaacaatttattgaatcagtaaaaaaatatccatGTCTATGGAACACATCAATAGATACCTATAAACTTACTGACGTCAAAGATGCAGCTTGGGAGAACGTTTTGAAAGAAACTCAATTATCTGACG TAAAAACGGCTAAATCTAAGTGGAAAAAGTTGAGAGACAGCCACCGGGACGCATTAAAAAGGAAGAATGCCACTAGAAGTGGACAGAGTGGTAAACAAATTCGTGAATGGAAATATGAGAAGGTAATGGAATTTTTGATACCATATATGACGAATAGAAACAGGACTACAAATTATACCtcacaaacaaatataaatgaacAGGAAACAAATTCATTGGAAAGTAATGTAACCGATGAGTTTTTTGAAACATCAAGCAATCATACAAGAAGCACTCCAGAAGATCGTCCATCTGTACAACATTCGCCGTCACCGACATCAAGCGTCTCAGCCTCGACATGCAGAAATGCAACAAGAAAATCGGatgaaataagtaatttactTATACAGCACCATGCAAACCGTGAGAATACGCCAAGAAAAACTAGAAATACAATCATTGATAGAGAAAAATAA